Proteins encoded together in one Benincasa hispida cultivar B227 chromosome 1, ASM972705v1, whole genome shotgun sequence window:
- the LOC120076450 gene encoding xyloglucan galactosyltransferase XLT2-like, protein MNFKINPKAFSPNSFTRFYPSWILVLTVIFLQIYLIFTTTCSAPLSLAASRDGRQSSKTVTGDPCSSGRVFVYDLPPIFNKELLENCESLDPWTSRCDDVSNGGFGRQATELIGVVPDGLAPAWFWSEQYMLEPIIHNRILNHKCRTLEPESATAFYIPFYAGLSIGRFLWMNYTTSDRDRDSEKLIKWVQNQPYWNRSNGGDHFITLGRLTWDFKRWGINQWGSSFAFMPGMKNVARLIVEREPSDPLDIGVPFPTGFHPRSDADVLNWQSFVRERNRTKLFCFAGGTRHEIKNDFRAYLLSYCINESAGSCRGVKCTGNRCASGDSAVLETFLDSDFCLQPKGDSYSRKSVFDCLLTGSIPVIFWERTAYGQYEWFLPGEPGSYSVFIDHKEVRNGSASIREVLEKFSREKVRKMREKVIETIPKIVYASAPEGLESIKDAFDIALNGIFKRFNHRPNSVGKWELD, encoded by the coding sequence ATGAATTTTAAGATTAATCCCAAAGCCTTCTCCCCCAATTCCTTCACACGATTTTATCCCTCATGGATCCTCGTTTTAACCGTCATCTTTTTACAAATTTACCTCATCTTCACCACCACTTGCTCCGCTCCACTTTCCCTCGCCGCCTCTCGCGACGGCCGCCAATCCTCTAAGACCGTCACCGGAGACCCATGCAGCTCCGGGAGAGTATTCGTCTACGACCTGCCGCCCATTTTCAATAAAGAATTATTGGAAAATTGCGAGTCCTTAGACCCGTGGACCTCCCGCTGTGATGACGTGTCCAATGGCGGCTTCGGACGACAAGCGACAGAGCTCATCGGCGTTGTTCCCGACGGTCTAGCTCCGGCGTGGTTTTGGTCGGAACAGTACATGCTGGAACCGATTATACATAATCGGATTCTTAACCATAAGTGTAGAACGTTAGAGCCGGAATCAGCTACGGCCTTCTACATACCGTTTTATGCTGGTCTTTCCATCGGACGGTTCCTATGGATGAATTACACTACTTCTGATCGCGATAGGGATTCGGAGAAATTGATCAAGTGGGTCCAGAATCAGCCGTATTGGAATAGATCAAACGGTGGAGATCATTTCATCACGTTAGGACGACTGACGTGGGACTTTAAACGGTGGGGGATCAACCAATGGGGGTCCAGTTTTGCATTCATGCCAGGAATGAAAAACGTAGCGAGATTAATCGTCGAAAGAGAACCGTCCGATCCATTGGATATCGGTGTACCTTTTCCCACAGGATTCCACCCTAGATCTGACGCTGACGTGTTAAATTGGCAAAGCTTCGTTCGTGAACGTAACAGAACGAAGCTCTTCTGCTTCGCTGGCGGTACACGTCACGAAATAAAGAATGACTTTAGAGCCTATTTACTGAGTTACTGCATCAACGAATCGGCCGGTTCGTGCCGAGGCGTGAAGTGCACTGGGAACCGGTGCGCGAGTGGTGACTCGGCGGTTTTGGAAACATTCCTGGACTCGGATTTCTGTTTGCAGCCGAAAGGCGATTCGTATTCGAGAAAATCGGTGTTTGATTGCTTGTTGACCGGTTCGATTCCGGTTATCTTTTGGGAGAGAACCGCTTACGGGCAATATGAATGGTTCTTGCCGGGCGAACCGGGGAGTTACTCTGTTTTTATAGATCACAAGGAGGTGAGAAATGGATCGGCGTCCATTAGAGAGGTGTTGGAGAAATTTAGCAGAGAGAAAGTGAGGAAGATGAGAGAGAAAGTGATTGAAACGATACCGAAAATTGTTTATGCGAGTGCTCCTGAAGGATTGGAAAGTATTAAGGATGCTTTTGATATTGCTCTCAATGGCATCTTCAAGAGATTTAATCATCGCCCTAATAGTGTAGGTAAATGGGAGTTggattga
- the LOC120076459 gene encoding ATP synthase subunit alpha, chloroplastic-like produces the protein MELHKLSNEKPQAFFSKKAKLDQGVVRLTKFRSKGVWFAEIAFWPSSGGLIAIDSMIPIGRGQRELIIGDRQTGKTAVATDTILNQQGQNVICVYVAIGQKASPVAQVVTTLQERGAMEYTIIVAETADSPATLQYLAPYTGAALAEYFMYRNNISK, from the exons ATGGAGTTGCATAAGCTTTCCAATGAAAAACCTCAGGCATTCTTCTCCAAAAAGGCTAAGCTGGATCAGGGAGTTGTAAgattaacaaaatttagatccaaGGGTGTTTGGTTTGCAGAAATCGCGTTTTGGCCTTCCTCAGGAG GACTTATTGCTATTGATTCGATGATTCCTATCGGACGTGGTCAGCGAGAATTAATTATTGGGGACAGGCAGACCGGTAAAACTGCAGTAGCCACGGATACGATTCTCAATCAACAAGGGCAAAATGTAATATGTGTTTATGTAGCTATTGGTCAAAAAGCATCTCCTGTGGCTCAAGTAGTGACTACTTTACAGGAAAGGGGGGCAATGGAATACACTATTATAGTAGCCGAAACGGCGGATTCTCCGGCTACATTACAATACCTTGCCCCTTATACAGGAGCAGCTTTGGCTGAATATTTTATGTACAGAAACAACATTAGCAAATGA